One segment of Tamlana crocina DNA contains the following:
- a CDS encoding response regulator, with amino-acid sequence MKSVKVKKKQSFFIFIFIAAILVVGYAVLEDKIYANTAAAILFIIAVAQVLVLQFFFKNQLKNDVVKTNLKQRIKELKEEVVVADNLASEKSVYLANMSYEVRTPLSTVLGMMNMLKQTDLTADQRAQVEIAEYSSQHLLQLVNMITDNSEVENEGVSLNLTTMDLRSDLTKLFKVFEYQAWEKGLEFEYTFLPKDNDKFLLIGDSARIQQILINLINNAIKFTHLGKVSVIVDQSVGIQGEQIIAFYVKDTGIGMRPNMAKQVLGNAQQTLNEPTLKDYRGRGIGLAISNKLVKMMGGQLKLESKENEGSTFYFSLQLKKTLNLKLEEEISKPILLEKLNVLVAEDNRTNQKVIKFLLERHGADCTFAKNGLEAVELYKILDFDVIFMDIYMPDMDGYQATKAIKETKKYDARQTPIIAVSASAFEEDINNAKLAGIDDFLAKPIEGEKLKYLLLKYSKKSA; translated from the coding sequence ATGAAATCCGTAAAGGTGAAAAAGAAGCAGTCTTTTTTCATTTTTATATTTATTGCGGCTATTTTGGTGGTGGGTTATGCCGTTTTGGAGGATAAGATTTACGCGAATACGGCGGCGGCTATTTTATTCATCATCGCTGTGGCACAAGTTTTGGTTTTGCAATTTTTCTTCAAAAACCAGTTGAAAAACGACGTGGTTAAAACCAATTTAAAACAACGCATAAAGGAACTTAAGGAAGAGGTTGTAGTGGCCGATAATTTGGCGAGTGAAAAATCGGTGTATTTGGCCAATATGAGTTACGAGGTGCGCACGCCACTCAGTACCGTTTTGGGCATGATGAACATGTTGAAACAAACCGATTTGACGGCTGACCAACGCGCGCAGGTGGAGATTGCCGAATATTCATCCCAACATTTACTACAATTGGTAAATATGATTACCGATAATTCGGAAGTGGAAAATGAAGGCGTATCGTTGAATTTAACGACTATGGATTTACGTTCGGACCTCACCAAACTGTTCAAAGTGTTCGAGTACCAAGCTTGGGAAAAAGGCTTGGAATTTGAATATACCTTTTTGCCAAAAGACAACGATAAGTTTTTGCTTATTGGTGATTCGGCACGCATCCAGCAAATACTCATTAATTTAATAAACAATGCCATTAAGTTTACCCATTTGGGGAAGGTATCGGTTATTGTAGACCAATCGGTGGGTATACAAGGCGAGCAAATCATTGCCTTTTACGTGAAAGATACCGGAATAGGCATGCGTCCCAATATGGCAAAACAGGTTTTGGGCAACGCCCAACAAACACTAAACGAGCCTACTTTAAAAGATTACAGAGGGCGGGGTATTGGTTTGGCCATTTCGAATAAGCTGGTGAAAATGATGGGCGGACAATTGAAGTTGGAAAGTAAGGAGAATGAAGGCTCTACTTTTTATTTCAGCCTTCAGCTTAAAAAAACGCTCAATCTAAAACTAGAGGAGGAAATAAGCAAACCCATTTTGTTGGAAAAACTGAATGTTTTGGTGGCCGAAGATAACCGTACCAACCAAAAGGTAATTAAGTTTTTATTGGAACGCCATGGCGCCGATTGTACGTTTGCTAAAAACGGATTGGAAGCGGTGGAACTTTATAAAATCCTCGACTTTGATGTGATTTTTATGGATATTTATATGCCCGACATGGATGGCTACCAGGCTACGAAGGCCATCAAGGAAACCAAAAAGTATGATGCTAGACAAACGCCTATTATTGCGGTGTCGGCCAGTGCTTTTGAGGAGGACATCAATAACGCCAAACTCGCTGGAATAGACGACTTTTTGGCCAAACCCATTGAAGGTGAAAAGCTAAAATATTTACTACTGAAGTATTCTAAAAAGAGTGCTTAA
- a CDS encoding GMP reductase: protein MRIEYDIKLGFKDVMIRPKRSTLKSRSEVSLNREFKFLHSPISWEGIPIMAANMDTVGTFDMAKVLSKNKLFTAIHKHYPINDWSLFLAELPKGAENYVAVSTGIGKNDSTKLAEIFKMHPQLQFICIDVANGYSEHFVHFVKRTREQYPEKVIIAGNVVTGEMVEELLLAGADIVKVGIGPGSVCTTRVKTGVGYPQLSAIIECADAAHGLGGQIISDGGCASPGDIAKAFGAGADYVMLGGMLAGHDESGGEIIEKNGKPFRKFYGMSSSTAMEKHVGGVAEYRASEGKTVEVPYKGSVENTLQDILGGLRSTCTYVGASRLKELTKRTTFIRVNEQENQVYSS, encoded by the coding sequence ATGCGAATAGAATACGATATAAAACTAGGCTTTAAAGATGTTATGATCAGGCCGAAACGCTCTACTTTAAAAAGCCGATCGGAAGTTAGCCTTAATCGGGAATTTAAGTTTTTGCACAGCCCAATTTCATGGGAAGGTATCCCGATTATGGCAGCCAATATGGACACGGTGGGCACTTTTGATATGGCCAAAGTCCTGTCGAAAAACAAACTGTTTACCGCCATTCACAAGCACTACCCCATTAACGATTGGAGCCTGTTTTTAGCAGAGTTGCCCAAGGGCGCCGAAAACTATGTGGCCGTAAGTACAGGCATTGGCAAAAACGATTCGACAAAATTGGCCGAGATTTTTAAAATGCATCCGCAATTGCAATTCATTTGCATTGATGTGGCCAATGGCTACTCCGAACATTTTGTGCACTTTGTAAAGCGTACAAGAGAGCAGTACCCCGAAAAAGTGATTATTGCCGGCAATGTGGTTACGGGCGAAATGGTAGAAGAACTCTTGTTGGCGGGTGCCGATATCGTTAAAGTGGGCATTGGCCCCGGTTCGGTGTGTACCACGCGCGTTAAAACCGGTGTGGGCTATCCGCAACTGTCGGCTATAATTGAATGTGCCGACGCCGCGCATGGTTTGGGCGGACAAATCATTAGCGATGGGGGGTGCGCCTCGCCTGGCGATATTGCCAAAGCCTTCGGTGCCGGGGCCGATTATGTGATGTTGGGCGGTATGCTGGCCGGACACGATGAAAGTGGTGGCGAAATCATTGAAAAGAATGGCAAACCCTTTCGGAAATTTTACGGTATGAGCTCATCTACAGCCATGGAAAAACATGTGGGCGGTGTGGCCGAATACCGTGCCAGCGAAGGCAAAACCGTTGAAGTGCCCTATAAAGGCTCGGTTGAAAACACCCTACAGGATATTTTGGGCGGCCTGCGCAGTACCTGTACTTATGTGGGCGCCTCAAGGCTTAAAGAATTGACCAAACGTACCACGTTTATTCGCGTAAACGAACAGGAAAACCAAGTGTATAGTTCTTGA
- a CDS encoding LysE family transporter translates to MIDDILTAVPFGIILAFTIGPVFFVLLETSATKGFRSALIFDLGVILADIIFIIIAFYSTNNLRGKISNDPNFLIFGGVLLMVYGVISFMKTSKSFRAIVKEFHKVELKKGYGKLFIKGFLLNFINIGVLLGWLGFIVLGDSLTSSENGSLVFIFGMLFSYFVCDIVKILIAKKLKAKLTPRLIFKTKKIIAIVILGFGVLLFVQGVFPDAYEKNKEKLERISPMN, encoded by the coding sequence ATGATTGACGATATTTTAACGGCCGTGCCATTCGGAATTATTCTTGCATTTACCATCGGGCCGGTGTTTTTTGTGCTCTTGGAAACCAGTGCTACCAAAGGGTTTAGGAGTGCTTTAATTTTTGATTTGGGCGTTATACTGGCCGATATCATTTTCATCATTATTGCCTTCTACAGTACCAACAATCTCCGTGGAAAAATAAGCAACGACCCTAATTTTCTCATTTTTGGTGGCGTGCTATTGATGGTTTACGGGGTCATTTCGTTTATGAAAACCTCAAAATCCTTTCGTGCCATTGTAAAGGAATTCCATAAAGTAGAACTTAAAAAAGGCTACGGCAAACTGTTTATAAAGGGTTTTCTGCTCAATTTTATAAATATTGGGGTATTGTTGGGGTGGCTGGGCTTTATTGTGTTGGGCGATTCGCTTACCAGTTCTGAAAACGGCAGTTTGGTTTTTATTTTCGGGATGTTGTTTTCTTATTTTGTTTGCGATATCGTTAAAATATTGATTGCTAAAAAACTGAAGGCCAAACTCACCCCACGACTCATTTTTAAAACAAAAAAAATAATAGCTATAGTCATTCTAGGCTTTGGTGTGTTGCTGTTTGTGCAAGGTGTGTTTCCAGATGCCTACGAAAAAAACAAGGAAAAATTGGAGCGCATCAGCCCGATGAATTGA
- a CDS encoding head GIN domain-containing protein, which translates to MKTLVKFFVLFITTTLFSQNTIEQEVGEFTELKVFDLIQVELKKAKENKAFISGKNKEDVVIVNNDGKLKIKMKLDEAFDGDETKVVLYYTQIDIIDVNEGSKVESSDTIEQFEIDLKAQEGGSIHVPINVKYANIRAVTGGSVTATGSSKKQNVSLLTGGIYNGQSLETQNTDVSISAAGEAYVNASKKVEAKVRAGGNIYIYGDPVEISESKMLGGNITKM; encoded by the coding sequence ATGAAAACACTAGTTAAATTTTTTGTACTGTTTATAACCACAACGCTTTTTTCCCAAAACACCATAGAACAGGAAGTTGGTGAATTTACCGAACTCAAGGTGTTCGATTTAATACAAGTGGAACTCAAAAAAGCCAAGGAAAACAAAGCTTTTATTTCTGGTAAAAACAAAGAAGATGTGGTTATAGTTAATAACGATGGCAAACTGAAAATTAAAATGAAGTTGGATGAAGCTTTTGATGGAGATGAAACCAAAGTAGTGCTATATTACACTCAAATTGATATTATTGACGTTAACGAAGGCTCGAAAGTGGAATCTAGCGACACCATTGAGCAGTTTGAAATCGATTTAAAGGCGCAGGAAGGCGGAAGCATCCATGTTCCCATCAATGTAAAATATGCCAACATTCGTGCGGTTACAGGTGGTTCAGTAACAGCAACGGGATCTTCCAAAAAGCAAAATGTATCGTTATTAACAGGCGGTATTTACAATGGTCAATCTTTGGAAACCCAAAACACCGATGTATCTATTAGCGCCGCTGGCGAAGCCTATGTGAACGCCTCCAAAAAAGTAGAAGCCAAAGTACGGGCAGGAGGTAACATCTATATTTATGGCGATCCCGTAGAAATTAGCGAAAGCAAAATGTTAGGGGGTAATATTACTAAAATGTAA
- a CDS encoding heavy metal-binding domain-containing protein, translated as MMLTTTNSLEGFKITDYLGVVSGVGANTRKTSFSFKIEKFLQTLENSIEEVKEDAFQKLRENAIKLGANAVVGISIDFETVPNTTYILVSTTGTAVRAS; from the coding sequence ATGATGTTAACAACCACAAACAGCCTTGAAGGCTTCAAAATAACCGATTATTTAGGGGTGGTTTCGGGCGTTGGTGCCAATACCCGTAAAACCTCATTTTCTTTTAAAATAGAGAAGTTTCTGCAAACGCTTGAAAACAGCATTGAAGAAGTAAAGGAAGATGCTTTTCAAAAATTACGGGAAAATGCCATTAAACTGGGCGCCAATGCCGTGGTGGGTATAAGTATAGACTTTGAAACTGTGCCAAATACCACCTATATTTTGGTGTCTACCACTGGTACGGCGGTAAGGGCGTCTTGA
- a CDS encoding BspA family leucine-rich repeat surface protein, producing the protein MSINFIINKYSVSLVFLLLLFNSNSLYPQATIPFITTWKTDNPGTSANNQIIIPTAGGGYNYTVDWGDGTTPTVETGDATHTYAVPGTYTVSVTGDFPGIHFANTGDKDKILSIEQWGDNQWESMSYSFWGCTNLAGNLVDAPDLSKVSSTKYMFAGATNFNTSLNNWDVSNITEMVAMFRNAETFNGDISNWDVSNVVDMTLLFASAVAFNQDISNWQTGSVKSMRNMFYEATLFNQDISNWDVSNVTDMFAMFNVAEAFNQYIGDWDVSNVTDMTSMFSIATSFNQDISSWDVSNVTNMSHMFNAAKSFNQSINSWSTSKVTNMQWMFGSAESFNQYIGDWDVSNVTNMIGMFSDAHLFNQSINSWNTSKVDRMQWMFAEAFSFNQDLSNWNVGNVTNFDGMFAYAEMFDQNIGMWNVQNLQRAIRMFEGAKLSVENYDALLIGWNSQNLNNNVSFDGGNSKYCTGASARANMISMDKWSIIDNGAASPSIDPLMDQNKIGSFTLPPITGVDLYGNEAYYTGLSGTGTMYKPGEVINYSDFPMYPVTLYIYGGYNVDCSSEQSFDLVITSDPLCTNLSSPLNGAINVSTDTDITWNAVSEAIGYKLTVGTSIGATDILNNLDVGNTTAYDLTSGLPENTTIFVAIIPYNASGDAHGCNEESFTTEIVSMIPSCTTLSSPASGDLDVSIDTDITWNSVSDASGYKLSVGTSPSGTDIVDRLDVGNVLIHDMPSDLPENTTVYVNITPYNASGDALTCSEESFITEIVNVSTLNAELPPRFFTPNNDNENDYWIVPNTSNQISSIYIYNRYGKLLKQIVDFSEGWDGTFKGKNMPNSDYWYLITYRNGKTLRGHFSLVR; encoded by the coding sequence ATGAGTATAAACTTTATAATTAATAAATATTCAGTTTCTTTAGTTTTTTTGCTTTTACTATTTAATTCCAATAGTTTATATCCCCAAGCAACTATTCCGTTTATTACAACATGGAAAACAGATAATCCAGGTACATCAGCTAATAACCAAATAATTATACCTACTGCCGGAGGTGGTTACAATTACACAGTAGATTGGGGAGATGGAACAACACCTACAGTTGAAACAGGAGATGCTACACATACCTATGCTGTTCCTGGAACTTATACCGTCAGTGTTACTGGGGATTTTCCTGGAATACATTTTGCAAATACAGGAGATAAAGACAAAATATTAAGCATTGAGCAATGGGGGGACAATCAATGGGAATCTATGTCATATTCATTTTGGGGATGCACGAACCTAGCTGGTAATTTAGTAGATGCCCCTGATTTATCAAAAGTGTCATCTACTAAATATATGTTTGCTGGAGCAACTAACTTCAATACAAGTTTAAACAATTGGGATGTTAGTAATATTACCGAGATGGTAGCGATGTTTAGGAATGCAGAAACTTTTAATGGAGATATTAGCAATTGGGATGTGAGTAATGTTGTCGACATGACTCTTCTATTCGCTAGTGCGGTCGCTTTTAATCAGGATATTAGCAATTGGCAAACAGGGAGCGTTAAAAGTATGAGAAATATGTTTTATGAAGCAACTTTATTTAATCAAGACATAAGTAATTGGGATGTTAGTAATGTTACAGATATGTTCGCTATGTTTAATGTTGCCGAGGCATTTAACCAATATATTGGAGATTGGGATGTTAGTAATGTAACTGATATGACTTCTATGTTTAGTATTGCAACATCGTTCAATCAAGATATTAGTAGTTGGGATGTTAGTAATGTTACTAATATGAGTCATATGTTTAACGCTGCTAAATCATTTAATCAAAGTATCAATAGTTGGAGTACCAGTAAAGTTACTAATATGCAATGGATGTTCGGTTCAGCGGAATCATTTAACCAATATATTGGAGATTGGGATGTTAGTAATGTGACTAATATGATTGGGATGTTCAGTGATGCACATTTATTTAATCAAAGTATTAATAGTTGGAATACCAGTAAAGTTGATAGAATGCAATGGATGTTTGCTGAAGCTTTTTCGTTCAATCAAGATTTAAGCAATTGGAATGTTGGTAATGTTACAAATTTTGATGGCATGTTTGCTTATGCAGAAATGTTCGATCAAAATATTGGAATGTGGAATGTTCAAAATCTTCAAAGAGCAATACGAATGTTTGAAGGCGCAAAACTTTCTGTGGAAAATTATGATGCCTTACTTATTGGATGGAATTCTCAAAATTTAAACAATAATGTTTCTTTTGACGGAGGTAATAGTAAATATTGTACTGGGGCATCAGCTAGGGCAAATATGATTAGTATGGATAAGTGGAGTATTATTGACAATGGAGCTGCTTCTCCGTCAATCGACCCTTTAATGGATCAAAATAAAATAGGAAGTTTTACCTTGCCACCTATAACTGGGGTGGATTTATATGGTAATGAAGCTTACTACACTGGACTAAGTGGTACGGGGACAATGTATAAACCAGGAGAGGTTATTAATTATTCAGATTTCCCAATGTATCCCGTTACGCTTTATATTTATGGAGGGTACAATGTTGATTGCAGTTCTGAACAAAGCTTTGATCTGGTGATAACTTCGGATCCTTTATGTACAAATTTATCTTCACCATTAAATGGAGCAATAAATGTATCTACCGATACTGACATTACTTGGAATGCCGTAAGCGAAGCCATTGGTTATAAGTTGACGGTTGGCACAAGCATTGGAGCAACGGATATTTTAAACAATTTAGATGTTGGTAATACTACTGCTTATGATTTGACTTCAGGCCTACCTGAAAATACGACAATATTTGTAGCAATTATACCTTATAACGCTTCAGGTGATGCCCATGGTTGTAATGAGGAAAGTTTTACTACAGAAATTGTTAGTATGATTCCATCATGTACAACACTTAGTTCGCCAGCTTCAGGAGATTTAGACGTGTCGATTGATACAGATATTACCTGGAATTCAGTAAGTGATGCTTCAGGTTACAAATTATCAGTGGGCACTAGTCCTAGTGGAACAGATATAGTAGATAGACTGGATGTTGGCAACGTACTAATTCATGATATGCCTTCAGATTTACCTGAAAACACAACAGTTTATGTTAATATTACACCTTATAACGCTAGTGGAGATGCCTTGACATGTAGTGAAGAAAGTTTTATTACGGAAATTGTAAATGTAAGTACATTAAATGCGGAATTGCCACCTAGATTTTTTACACCAAATAATGACAATGAAAATGATTATTGGATAGTTCCGAACACATCAAATCAAATATCTAGTATTTATATTTATAATCGTTATGGGAAACTATTAAAACAAATAGTTGATTTTTCTGAAGGATGGGACGGTACGTTTAAGGGGAAAAATATGCCTAATAGCGATTATTGGTATCTTATAACCTATAGAAATGGTAAAACCCTTAGAGGTCATTTCAGTTTAGTGAGGTAA